A region from the Muribaculum gordoncarteri genome encodes:
- a CDS encoding sensor histidine kinase: MIKKIVLLIGMCLLSLQLFALEGKRLLILNSYNEGAPWAQEIINPIMREVSNRDGFQAVEVVHLNSTLIHNDKDFDNMSRGIFDRFVDRKPDYLVLVGDFAFTLRDSIVERWGDVPMLLVVQSEQYGMRDYYYTYIDENEEMNPDRLYPLESIHDDYNFSIVVTPNLYKETVDMMAYMFPDMNKLVFVADALYQNRQLNQQLREYLSKEYPDMDYEWLVANEENSRALQQYLNNTDHNIGMLLSTWFFERMTVHGHPQLIAGEARMISGAHRPVFGLRAAYLNYGITGGYFPSPDEMQKKIHAGLLDLISGKDMRKVPFRKVADSYPIVNYNHLMRDGIPESSCQPGTVFMNRPKSAWELYHTYIIAGGIVLLAIMAVIVARVMFQNRRIAMLRAHERLLNNMPVGFSQAKVVRGNDGNVVDIEYHGGNAMFRELLKKNALPGKPDKLFDADFIAKIVDRLLHRRRSVRFSYNFPYTDATYEFLISIGSEVNKVVDDVNVFAVDITEKCNAERDLREFAHKLDVTMNVAHIIPWRWDIRKHKIMCEAMRMLRRSHYNVTAMAEDVRVINEEDYLSCIHPDDMERVCDVYRRFVEGRLEYIKMEYRFIRRKPKCDMVEWIEVCAAVTERDDNGMPTVLIGSMLLITERKRQEEMLIAARERAAEADKLKMAFLANMSHEIRTPLNAIVGFSNLLAKTVDVDKKQRFINIINKNNQLLLKLIGDVLDMAKVESNTLDFNFRPTDLNHLIQEVDSTMRIKLSNDVMLNYVLGAPDCIIDTDPDRLNQVLMNLLNNAAKFTTKGSITFGYELRDDEIYFYVRDTGIGIPDQDAERLFSRFTKLNNFIPGTGLGLSISKSIVEMLGGSIGVKSAGHNRGSIFWFTIPNKQVSAMSEINEIYFREVN, from the coding sequence ATGATTAAAAAAATTGTATTGTTGATAGGAATGTGTCTGTTGTCGCTTCAGTTATTCGCGCTTGAAGGCAAACGGCTGCTTATCCTTAATTCCTATAATGAAGGTGCGCCATGGGCGCAGGAAATTATAAATCCTATAATGCGTGAGGTGTCCAATCGCGACGGCTTTCAGGCCGTGGAGGTGGTGCATCTCAACAGCACCCTGATTCATAACGACAAGGACTTCGACAATATGTCGCGAGGCATATTCGACCGTTTTGTCGACCGTAAGCCCGACTACCTGGTGCTTGTGGGCGACTTTGCGTTCACGCTGCGCGACAGCATAGTCGAGCGATGGGGCGATGTGCCCATGTTGCTTGTGGTCCAGTCGGAGCAATACGGAATGCGCGACTACTACTACACCTACATCGATGAGAATGAGGAGATGAATCCCGACCGGCTCTATCCGCTTGAGTCGATTCACGACGACTACAACTTCTCGATAGTGGTGACCCCCAATCTTTACAAGGAAACGGTCGACATGATGGCCTATATGTTCCCCGACATGAACAAGCTTGTATTTGTGGCCGATGCACTCTACCAGAACAGGCAACTGAATCAACAGCTGCGTGAATACCTGTCGAAGGAGTACCCCGACATGGACTATGAATGGCTCGTGGCCAACGAGGAGAACAGCCGCGCCTTGCAGCAGTATCTCAACAATACCGACCATAACATAGGAATGTTGTTGTCGACATGGTTCTTTGAACGAATGACCGTGCACGGACATCCGCAGCTGATTGCCGGAGAAGCGAGGATGATATCGGGTGCCCACCGACCGGTGTTCGGACTGCGTGCCGCCTATCTCAACTACGGAATAACGGGCGGATATTTCCCGTCGCCCGACGAGATGCAGAAGAAGATTCATGCCGGACTGCTTGACCTTATATCGGGCAAGGACATGAGAAAGGTGCCGTTCAGGAAGGTGGCCGACTCCTATCCGATTGTCAACTACAACCACCTGATGCGTGACGGCATTCCCGAAAGCTCGTGTCAGCCCGGCACCGTGTTCATGAATCGCCCCAAGAGCGCATGGGAGTTATATCACACCTACATAATCGCGGGCGGAATCGTGCTGCTGGCGATTATGGCCGTGATCGTGGCGAGGGTTATGTTCCAGAACCGCAGGATTGCGATGTTGCGCGCTCACGAGCGACTGCTCAACAACATGCCGGTGGGATTTTCGCAGGCAAAGGTAGTGCGTGGCAATGACGGCAATGTCGTCGACATCGAATATCACGGCGGCAACGCTATGTTCAGGGAGCTGCTGAAGAAGAACGCTTTGCCGGGAAAGCCCGACAAGCTCTTTGACGCTGACTTCATCGCCAAGATTGTGGATCGGCTTCTGCACCGCCGCCGATCAGTGCGCTTTTCCTACAATTTCCCCTATACCGATGCCACCTACGAGTTTCTGATAAGCATAGGCAGCGAAGTCAACAAGGTGGTGGATGATGTAAACGTGTTTGCCGTCGACATAACCGAAAAATGCAACGCCGAGCGTGATCTGCGGGAATTTGCCCACAAGCTCGATGTGACGATGAACGTAGCCCACATAATACCTTGGCGCTGGGACATACGCAAGCACAAAATCATGTGCGAGGCCATGAGAATGCTTCGCCGAAGCCACTACAACGTTACGGCCATGGCCGAGGATGTTAGAGTGATAAACGAGGAGGATTATCTGAGTTGCATACATCCCGACGACATGGAGCGCGTGTGCGATGTCTATCGCCGCTTTGTCGAAGGTCGGTTGGAGTATATCAAGATGGAGTATCGCTTTATACGCAGGAAGCCGAAGTGTGACATGGTTGAGTGGATTGAGGTGTGTGCCGCCGTGACCGAGCGCGACGACAACGGAATGCCCACGGTGCTGATAGGGTCGATGCTGCTGATTACCGAGCGCAAACGCCAGGAGGAGATGCTTATTGCGGCGCGTGAAAGGGCTGCCGAGGCCGACAAGCTGAAGATGGCCTTCCTTGCCAACATGAGCCACGAGATACGCACGCCGCTGAATGCCATTGTGGGATTCTCCAACTTGCTCGCCAAGACTGTCGATGTCGACAAGAAGCAGCGGTTTATCAACATTATAAACAAGAACAATCAGCTGCTTCTCAAGCTTATTGGCGATGTGCTGGATATGGCCAAGGTTGAGTCCAACACTCTCGACTTCAACTTCCGTCCCACCGACCTGAATCATCTGATACAGGAGGTCGACAGCACAATGCGTATCAAGCTCAGCAACGATGTGATGCTGAACTATGTGCTCGGAGCTCCCGACTGCATAATCGACACCGACCCCGACCGTCTTAATCAGGTGCTGATGAATCTGCTTAACAATGCGGCGAAGTTCACCACCAAGGGTAGCATAACATTCGGATATGAACTGCGTGACGATGAGATATATTTCTATGTGCGTGACACCGGAATAGGCATTCCCGACCAGGATGCCGAGCGGCTCTTCTCGCGCTTCACCAAGCTCAACAACTTCATTCCCGGCACCGGACTCGGACTGTCGATAAGCAAGAGCATCGTCGAGATGCTCGGAGGCAGCATCGGGGTGAAGTCGGCCGGACATAACCGAGGCTCGATTTTCTGGTTCACGATTCCCAACAAGCAGGTTTCGGCAATGTCGGAAATAAATGAAATCTATTTTAGAGAAGTAAATTAG
- a CDS encoding response regulator → MSFEFDSKPAKVEVDVNEFIMSIAGAAGKSVPSRTILNHVLGAMKCKVNTDPELLSQVMFNLLDNACKFTSRGSITFGYEMLPDAVCFFVRDTGAGISAERQMTLFDPTDGNRHGLALCKDIVESLHGEIGVESDGEGKGSQFWFTLPVEADEDDNEEAEQRDVTPTPVFEKPLDASRPTILVAEDNDSNYFLVSSILEDEYNLIHAHNGNEAVELFAEYNPHLVLMDISMPDMDGYEATSIIRCSNTDVPIIAVTAYAFQADRLRIMDSGFNGYISKPIDADHLMTEIARLLNNGR, encoded by the coding sequence ATGTCATTTGAATTTGATTCAAAGCCGGCTAAAGTGGAGGTCGATGTGAACGAGTTCATAATGTCGATTGCCGGCGCGGCTGGCAAGAGTGTGCCTTCGCGCACAATTCTGAATCACGTGCTCGGAGCCATGAAGTGTAAAGTCAACACCGACCCCGAACTGCTGTCGCAGGTCATGTTCAATCTTCTCGACAATGCCTGCAAGTTTACCTCGCGGGGCAGCATAACATTTGGCTACGAGATGCTGCCTGATGCGGTATGTTTCTTTGTAAGGGATACCGGCGCGGGAATATCGGCCGAAAGGCAGATGACGCTGTTTGACCCGACCGACGGCAACAGGCACGGGCTCGCCCTCTGCAAGGACATTGTCGAGTCGCTGCACGGAGAAATAGGGGTGGAGTCGGACGGAGAGGGAAAAGGCTCTCAATTCTGGTTCACGCTTCCTGTCGAGGCTGATGAAGATGACAATGAGGAGGCTGAGCAGCGTGATGTCACGCCCACGCCCGTTTTCGAGAAGCCGCTCGACGCAAGTAGGCCCACAATCCTTGTCGCCGAGGATAACGACAGCAACTACTTCCTTGTGTCATCGATACTTGAGGATGAGTACAACCTCATCCATGCACATAACGGCAATGAGGCCGTAGAGCTTTTCGCTGAATACAATCCGCATCTTGTGCTGATGGATATAAGCATGCCCGATATGGACGGATATGAAGCTACATCCATTATACGGTGCAGCAACACCGATGTGCCGATAATCGCCGTAACGGCCTATGCATTCCAGGCCGACCGCCTGCGAATAATGGATAGCGGCTTCAACGGATACATTTCCAAGCCCATTGACGCCGACCACCTCATGACGGAGATCGCCCGCCTTCTTAACAACGGCCGATAG
- the gyrB gene encoding DNA topoisomerase (ATP-hydrolyzing) subunit B has protein sequence MSEQREEYGASSIQVLEGLEAVRKRPAMYIGDISVKGLHHLVYEVVDNSIDEALAGYATHIDVTINEDNSITVIDNGRGIPVDMHEKEHKSALEVVLTVLHAGGKFDKGSYKVSGGLHGVGVSCVNALSTYLRAEVHRDGKAYMQEYSCGKPITELKIIGDSTHTGTSITFKPDDSIFTVTVYDYNTLANRLRDLAFLNAGITLTLTDKRQVDENGEYKKEVFYSETGLEEFVQYIDSSKESLINDVIHLTTERQGIPVEVALTYNTTYNENVYSFVNNINTIEGGTHLTGFRRGLTSTLKKYAEDSKMLDKVKIDISSDDFREGLTAVVSVKVMEPQFEGQTKTKLGNNEVIGAVQTAVSDALRIYLEEHPRQAKLIVDKVILAATARHAAYNARKNVQRKSPLCGGGLPGKLADCSSRTAEDCELFIVEGDSAGGTAKQGRDRTYQAILPLRGKILNVEKAMDHKIFDNKEITSLFRAMRVTIGTEEDSKAVNLEKLAYHKIIIMTDADVDGSHIATLLMTFFFRRMRPVIENGYLYLATPPLYKCTRGKVEEYCWTDQQVQAFIAANGDKTKVMRYKGLGEMSAQELRDTTMAREHRLLKQVTINDAAEADRIFSMLMGEDVPPRRDFIEENANYANIDA, from the coding sequence ATGTCAGAACAAAGAGAAGAGTACGGTGCAAGTAGCATCCAGGTCCTTGAAGGTCTTGAGGCTGTGCGTAAGCGCCCGGCGATGTACATCGGAGATATCAGCGTTAAGGGTCTGCATCATTTGGTGTACGAGGTCGTGGACAATTCAATTGACGAGGCTCTTGCAGGTTATGCCACACACATTGACGTCACAATCAACGAAGATAATTCAATAACGGTTATCGATAACGGTCGAGGCATACCCGTCGACATGCACGAGAAGGAGCACAAGAGCGCTCTTGAGGTCGTGCTCACCGTGCTTCATGCGGGAGGTAAGTTTGACAAAGGTTCCTATAAGGTTTCGGGCGGTCTGCACGGCGTGGGCGTGAGCTGCGTTAACGCACTCTCGACCTATCTGCGCGCCGAGGTGCATCGCGACGGAAAGGCATACATGCAGGAGTATTCATGCGGAAAGCCCATCACCGAGCTGAAGATAATCGGCGACAGCACCCACACCGGTACAAGCATAACATTCAAGCCCGACGACAGCATATTCACCGTTACGGTCTATGACTACAACACCCTGGCCAATCGTCTTCGCGACCTCGCCTTCCTTAACGCCGGCATCACGCTGACTCTTACCGACAAGCGTCAGGTCGACGAAAACGGCGAGTACAAGAAGGAGGTATTCTACAGCGAAACCGGTCTTGAGGAGTTTGTACAGTACATCGATTCAAGCAAGGAGTCGCTGATAAATGATGTCATACACCTCACAACCGAGCGTCAGGGCATCCCCGTAGAGGTGGCATTGACCTACAACACCACCTACAACGAAAATGTATATTCATTTGTCAACAACATCAACACCATAGAGGGCGGCACCCACTTGACCGGATTCCGTCGCGGACTCACTTCGACCCTCAAGAAGTATGCCGAGGACAGCAAGATGCTCGACAAGGTTAAAATCGACATCTCAAGCGATGACTTCCGCGAGGGCCTTACAGCCGTAGTGTCGGTAAAGGTGATGGAGCCCCAGTTTGAGGGCCAGACCAAGACCAAGCTCGGCAACAACGAGGTGATAGGAGCCGTACAGACCGCCGTGAGCGATGCACTGCGCATCTATCTCGAGGAGCATCCCCGTCAGGCCAAGCTGATTGTCGACAAGGTGATACTTGCAGCCACCGCCCGTCACGCCGCCTATAACGCACGAAAGAACGTGCAGCGCAAGTCGCCGCTTTGTGGCGGAGGCCTTCCCGGTAAGCTCGCCGACTGCTCGTCGCGCACAGCCGAGGATTGCGAACTCTTCATCGTCGAGGGAGATTCGGCAGGCGGTACAGCCAAGCAGGGCCGCGACCGCACCTATCAGGCCATCCTGCCCTTGCGCGGTAAGATCCTGAATGTCGAAAAGGCTATGGACCACAAGATATTCGACAACAAGGAAATCACCAGCCTGTTCCGCGCCATGCGCGTCACCATAGGCACCGAGGAGGATTCCAAGGCCGTGAATCTTGAAAAGCTGGCCTACCACAAGATTATAATCATGACCGATGCCGATGTCGACGGAAGCCACATCGCCACACTGCTCATGACATTCTTCTTCCGCCGCATGCGCCCCGTGATAGAGAACGGTTATCTCTATCTTGCAACGCCGCCGTTGTACAAGTGTACGCGAGGCAAGGTCGAGGAGTATTGCTGGACCGATCAGCAGGTGCAGGCATTCATCGCCGCCAATGGCGACAAGACCAAGGTGATGCGATACAAAGGTCTTGGTGAGATGAGTGCGCAGGAGTTGCGTGACACTACCATGGCCCGCGAGCACCG